One Spirochaetota bacterium genomic window carries:
- the gatC gene encoding Asp-tRNA(Asn)/Glu-tRNA(Gln) amidotransferase subunit GatC, translating into MKFDESVINKVCELARLELTAEEKQEFTTQLEDIIRYVEKINELDTANVQPADHIVPLSNVFREDIAKESLPVEEVEHIAPQFEKSHFVVPRIIEEIE; encoded by the coding sequence ATTTGACGAATCCGTAATTAACAAAGTATGTGAATTAGCCCGATTAGAGCTGACCGCAGAAGAAAAGCAGGAATTTACCACACAGCTTGAAGACATCATACGCTATGTTGAAAAGATAAATGAGCTTGATACCGCCAATGTACAGCCTGCTGATCACATAGTGCCATTATCCAATGTATTCAGAGAAGATATAGCTAAAGAATCATTACCCGTAGAAGAAGTTGAACATATTGCACCGCAGTTTGAAAAAAGCCATTTTGTTGTACCCCGCATTATAGAGGAAATAGAATGA